A part of Deltaproteobacteria bacterium genomic DNA contains:
- a CDS encoding symmetrical bis(5'-nucleosyl)-tetraphosphatase, which produces MATYVIGDVQGCYEPLRRLLDVIAFDPPDDRLWFAGDLVNRGPDSLAVLRFVKGLGAGAVAVLGNHDFHLMCRAEGISAAKRQDTLDDVLRASDRDELVGWLRGLPLIHREAGHVLTHAGLLPRWSLDTAVELAREVATRLGGADYRSFLRHQVGQGPSAWSDDLVGPDRWNCIVSVFTRLRCCTVDGHMALAFSGLPADAPAGYSPWFAWPREGVEETILYGHWAALGLHRQNGAVCLDSGCVWGGSLTALRLDDGRIFQVPSAVPG; this is translated from the coding sequence ATGGCCACCTACGTCATCGGAGACGTTCAAGGATGCTACGAACCGTTGCGGCGGTTGTTGGACGTCATCGCGTTCGACCCCCCTGACGACCGTTTGTGGTTCGCGGGCGACTTGGTGAACCGCGGTCCGGACTCCCTGGCGGTTCTGCGATTCGTGAAGGGCCTCGGCGCGGGCGCGGTGGCGGTCCTGGGCAACCATGACTTTCACCTGATGTGTCGCGCGGAGGGAATCTCTGCGGCCAAGCGCCAGGACACCCTGGACGACGTCTTGCGCGCGAGCGATCGCGACGAGCTGGTGGGCTGGCTGCGCGGCCTCCCGTTGATCCACCGAGAGGCAGGTCACGTGCTCACCCACGCGGGCCTGCTGCCGCGGTGGAGCCTCGACACCGCCGTAGAGTTGGCGCGCGAGGTCGCAACACGGCTGGGCGGCGCCGACTATCGGAGCTTCCTGCGCCACCAGGTGGGACAGGGGCCGAGCGCGTGGTCCGATGACCTGGTCGGCCCCGACCGCTGGAATTGCATCGTCAGCGTGTTCACGCGCCTGCGCTGCTGCACCGTGGACGGGCACATGGCGCTGGCGTTCTCCGGGCTCCCCGCCGACGCGCCCGCGGGTTATAGCCCGTGGTTCGCCTGGCCCCGCGAGGGGGTGGAGGAGACGATCCTGTACGGGCACTGGGCGGCCTTGGGGCTGCATCGCCAGAACGGCGCGGTGTGCCTGGACAGTGGTTGTGTCTGGGGCGGGTCCCTTACCGCGTTGCGTCTCGATGACGGGCGGATCTTTCAGGTGCCTAGCGCGGTGCCCGGTTAA
- a CDS encoding DoxX family protein, translating to MDGLSRYAYALMRIVVGLAFAQHGAQKLFGSFGGMDGGGATAELLSLMGAAGIIELAGGLFVALGLFARLAALLCSGQMAAAYFMAHAGRGLWPIENGGELAVLFCFVFLYIATRGPGAFSFGRSRR from the coding sequence ATGGACGGCTTGTCGCGCTACGCGTACGCGCTCATGCGTATTGTCGTCGGGCTTGCGTTCGCGCAGCACGGCGCGCAGAAACTATTCGGCTCCTTCGGCGGCATGGATGGCGGCGGTGCCACCGCCGAGCTGCTCTCCCTTATGGGCGCCGCCGGCATCATCGAATTGGCGGGCGGGCTGTTCGTGGCGCTTGGCCTTTTCGCTCGCCTCGCGGCACTGTTGTGCAGCGGACAGATGGCCGCGGCCTATTTCATGGCCCATGCCGGCCGCGGTCTCTGGCCCATAGAGAACGGCGGCGAGCTGGCGGTGCTCTTCTGCTTCGTGTTCCTGTACATCGCCACCCGGGGACCCGGCGCCTTTAGCTTCGGTCGGTCCCGCCGGTAG
- a CDS encoding DNA-3-methyladenine glycosylase I yields MSLASPPSSDEGLVRCVWARTELSVAYHDAEWGVPCHDDRTLFEFLVLEGAQAGLSWETILRKRDAYRRAFAGFDADAVSRYDAAKQGELLRDPGIVRNRLKIAAAVTNAQAFLRVREEHGTFDRYVWRFVGGRPRVNRWRGHEEVPARTLESEAMSRDLVARGFRFVGPTICYAFMQAVGMVNDHLLQCFRHRAISYPGRRG; encoded by the coding sequence ATGTCGCTGGCGTCGCCGCCTTCGTCGGACGAGGGGCTTGTACGCTGCGTTTGGGCCAGGACGGAGTTGTCCGTGGCGTATCACGATGCCGAATGGGGCGTGCCGTGTCATGATGACCGGACGCTGTTCGAGTTCCTCGTTCTGGAGGGGGCGCAAGCGGGACTGAGCTGGGAGACCATTCTCAGGAAACGCGACGCCTACCGCCGGGCCTTCGCGGGCTTCGACGCCGATGCCGTGTCCCGCTATGATGCGGCAAAGCAGGGCGAACTGCTGCGGGACCCCGGCATCGTGCGCAACCGGCTCAAGATCGCCGCCGCGGTGACCAATGCCCAGGCGTTCCTCCGGGTCAGGGAGGAGCACGGCACGTTCGACCGCTACGTGTGGCGGTTCGTCGGCGGCCGGCCGCGGGTCAATCGCTGGCGCGGCCACGAGGAGGTTCCCGCGCGCACACTGGAGTCGGAAGCCATGAGCCGGGACCTCGTGGCGCGCGGGTTCCGGTTCGTCGGCCCGACGATCTGTTACGCTTTCATGCAGGCGGTGGGAATGGTGAACGATCATCTCCTGCAGTGCTTTCGGCACCGAGCCATCTCTTACCCGGGCCGCCGAGGTTGA
- a CDS encoding VOC family protein: protein MGASKHGTFSWCELLTTDVEGAKKFYAELLGWTTEAVTHECEDSDENFEYNLVKVDGAEIGGIMAVPAQAQGMPPTWGTYVTVDDVDAAAVKVQDLGGKVIVPLNDIPGVGRFCVIQDPQGAVLTLITYLPGHE from the coding sequence ATGGGTGCTTCGAAGCATGGAACCTTCAGTTGGTGCGAGCTTCTGACCACGGACGTGGAGGGAGCCAAGAAATTTTATGCCGAGCTCTTGGGGTGGACGACGGAAGCGGTGACCCACGAGTGCGAGGACAGCGACGAGAACTTCGAGTACAACCTGGTGAAGGTCGACGGGGCCGAGATCGGTGGAATCATGGCGGTCCCGGCGCAAGCGCAGGGGATGCCGCCCACCTGGGGCACCTACGTGACGGTGGACGATGTCGACGCGGCCGCGGTCAAGGTACAGGACCTCGGCGGCAAGGTGATCGTGCCGCTGAACGACATTCCGGGCGTAGGCAGGTTCTGCGTCATACAGGATCCTCAGGGCGCGGTGCTGACCTTGATTACCTACCTGCCGGGGCACGAATAG